The following are encoded together in the Sphingorhabdus pulchriflava genome:
- a CDS encoding TadE/TadG family type IV pilus assembly protein: MTMRIAIRRFPACQNGASAAEFALVLPILLLFLFGIIDIGRLMWTLNGAEKATQMGARAAIVSNYVPGGLASKDYGADLGQGAAIPLSQFGAARCTKPLGTVTCNCTTTPCPTLTPTNSDTFNAIVTRMRSIAPAIAETDVRITYTNSGLGYAGDPNGADVAPLVTVDAVGIDFTPLLFQFFGASFNLPTISATLTMEDGEGAVTESN, from the coding sequence CCGTCGCTTTCCAGCCTGCCAAAATGGGGCATCCGCAGCTGAATTTGCGTTGGTTCTGCCTATCCTGCTACTGTTCCTTTTCGGCATTATTGATATTGGTCGGCTGATGTGGACTCTAAACGGTGCCGAAAAGGCCACGCAAATGGGGGCTCGCGCTGCAATAGTATCCAATTATGTCCCTGGTGGCTTGGCCAGCAAAGATTATGGTGCGGATTTGGGACAGGGAGCGGCTATCCCATTGTCGCAATTCGGTGCCGCGCGATGTACTAAACCTTTGGGTACTGTGACGTGCAATTGCACAACGACGCCCTGTCCGACATTAACGCCGACGAACAGTGACACATTCAATGCAATTGTGACTCGCATGCGCTCCATCGCACCTGCGATTGCTGAAACGGATGTTCGCATAACCTACACAAATTCTGGCCTAGGCTACGCAGGCGACCCGAACGGGGCAGATGTTGCACCGCTGGTTACCGTCGATGCTGTTGGCATCGATTTCACACCGCTCTTATTCCAGTTTTTTGGAGCATCCTTTAACCTGCCGACAATCAGCGCGACCTTAACCATGGAAGATGGTGAAGGCGCTGTTACTGAGTCGAACTAG
- a CDS encoding AAA family ATPase: MGVSEYINFTSEEWVLDLKSRSVLLVLSEAEMTSAHFEDVAIGQAQVLLATMAPDASVDAGQLDAASILILEIRPDMPASLERLRNVRASHPNLPIIAAIRDANVSLVRMLLKQGVRDVVALPLVHSELASIIAEICDDLDAHKAAEVEQGQLVSVLKSIGGVGATTIATHLAGELAARSTGKGVCLIDLDLQFGDAGAYMGLSSQLSIADLVAAGARIDRELLRSVVSKTENGLHVIPAPMDIMPLESVSADQMLRIIELAREEFDHVILDLPTNWTNWTLSLVALSDVVFLVAELSVASLRQAKRQLQLLVSQGISGQKIHVVANRVEKRMFRTINLDDAAHALGHSIEYSIHNDYPLVRAAHDQGVLINAIRARSKIGTDIAEMLPLLSQSASD, translated from the coding sequence ATGGGCGTTTCTGAATATATCAATTTTACCTCGGAGGAGTGGGTTTTGGACCTGAAGTCGCGTTCCGTTTTGCTGGTCCTTTCCGAAGCCGAGATGACGAGCGCCCATTTTGAAGATGTTGCAATCGGTCAGGCGCAGGTGTTGCTGGCAACGATGGCACCCGATGCTTCGGTGGATGCGGGGCAGTTGGATGCAGCTTCGATCCTGATCCTCGAAATCCGGCCTGATATGCCTGCCTCGCTCGAACGGTTGCGGAATGTGCGCGCGTCGCATCCCAACCTGCCTATCATCGCTGCGATCCGCGATGCGAACGTTTCGCTGGTGCGCATGTTGCTGAAACAGGGTGTGCGCGATGTGGTCGCCTTACCGTTGGTGCACTCCGAATTGGCATCGATCATCGCCGAAATCTGCGATGATCTGGATGCGCATAAGGCCGCGGAGGTCGAACAGGGGCAGCTTGTGTCTGTGCTGAAAAGCATAGGTGGTGTTGGCGCCACAACCATTGCGACGCATCTCGCCGGCGAACTTGCGGCGCGCAGCACTGGAAAAGGCGTATGCCTGATAGATCTTGACCTGCAATTTGGCGATGCCGGAGCCTATATGGGTCTGTCCTCGCAATTGTCGATTGCCGATCTGGTCGCGGCAGGCGCACGGATTGACCGTGAATTGCTGCGCTCGGTAGTTTCGAAGACCGAAAATGGCCTGCACGTCATTCCAGCGCCAATGGATATCATGCCGCTGGAATCGGTCAGTGCCGACCAGATGCTGCGAATTATCGAGCTGGCACGCGAGGAATTTGACCATGTCATCCTCGATCTGCCGACCAACTGGACCAACTGGACTTTGTCTTTGGTGGCGCTGTCGGATGTTGTATTTCTGGTAGCCGAGCTTTCTGTCGCCAGCCTGCGGCAGGCCAAGCGGCAACTGCAACTGCTCGTCAGTCAGGGTATCAGCGGTCAAAAAATTCACGTTGTCGCCAACCGTGTTGAAAAACGCATGTTCCGCACGATCAATCTCGATGATGCCGCGCACGCGCTGGGCCACTCGATCGAATATAGCATCCACAATGACTATCCGCTGGTGCGGGCGGCGCATGACCAAGGTGTGTTGATCAATGCCATCCGCGCGCGCAGCAAAATCGGTACCGATATCGCCGAAATGCTGCCGCTGCTCAGCCAAAGCGCGAGTGATTGA